One region of Zingiber officinale cultivar Zhangliang chromosome 7B, Zo_v1.1, whole genome shotgun sequence genomic DNA includes:
- the LOC122006339 gene encoding uncharacterized protein LOC122006339: protein MAAQPQLLRNSLASLPLLLFHANTKAELGIKIGSLATYGPTGCTSGRRHRLVVRSSSGSSSGSLERGWQEWWKPPGKGLAAAGLSLSDVVWPSAGAFAAMALLGRMDQVVASRGLSTTIAPLGAVCAVLFTTPNAPGAHKYNMFVAQIGCAAFGVLALSIFGPGWLARAAALAACMAFMITTGATHPPAASLPILFIDGAKFHHLNYWYALFPGAFGCILLCLIQEMVNYLKRNCKF from the exons ATGGCTGCTCAACCGCAGTTGTTGAGGAACTCGCTAGCTTCTCTGCCATTGCTCCTCTTCCACGCTAATACGAAGGCAGAATTAGGCATAAAAATCGGATCTTTGGCCACTTATGGGCCAACCGGATGCACCAGCGGCCGGCGGCACCGACTCGTCGTCCGGTCGAGCAGCGGCTCCAGCAGCGGAAGCTTGGAGAGAGGATGGCAGGAGTGGTGGAAGCCCCCGGGGAAAGGGCTGGCTGCCGCCGGTCTCAGCCTCAGCGACGTCGTGTGGCCATCGGCAG GTGCGTTCGCCGCGATGGCGCTTCTGGGGAGGATGGATCAGGTGGTGGCTAGCAGAGGCCTTTCGACCACGATTGCTCCTCTCGGGGCCGTGTGCGCTGTGTTGTTCACCACCCCCAATGCTCCTGGTGCCCAC AAGTACAATATGTTCGTTGCTCAGATTGGGTGCGCAGCCTTTGGTGTCTTAGCACTTTCAATATTTGGTCCAGGATGGTTGGCAAGAGCAGCTGCTCTTGCTGCATGTATGGCATTCATGATTACCACAGGCGCTACTCATCCTCCAG CTGCAAGCTTACCCATTTTGTTCATTGATGGTGCCAAATTCCATCATCTAAACTACTGGTATGCCTTGTTTCCTGGGGCATTTGGTTGCATTCTTCTCTGCTTAATT CAAGAAATGGTGAATTATTTGAAGAGaaactgcaagttttag